From a region of the Kryptolebias marmoratus isolate JLee-2015 unplaced genomic scaffold, ASM164957v2 Scaffold177, whole genome shotgun sequence genome:
- the LOC108229458 gene encoding CXXC-type zinc finger protein 1-like isoform X5: protein MLEMKYRPKKNKEAEPERLDRTDGDRSSTPQPRADRRRGSQIKRSARMCGECEACLRTEDCALCDFCKDMKKFGGPNKIRQKCRLRQCEVRARKMLRVKEEEMSQSSSRGRGLLTREAGHQTDEDEDDEEEEQEGFSESELELYEQYKAAGFRDLVWRSEEEEGGGEDDVHSDLLRKKAVKVKHVKRRDKKPEKKQKSASAVKEETKPRRHKVKQRHRERMRHSERVGEGGAKDASGALRQCLGPGCIQPARSNSKYCTEDCGMKLAANRIYEILPQRIQQWQQSPCVAEEMGRRQLERIRKEQQSARLRLTLMEKRFHELEAIIANAKQQQVQQHEEVSEGDGDDTDLQIFCVSCSHPVNPKVALRHMERCYAKYESQTSFGSMYPTRIEGATRLFCDVYNPQSKTYCKRLQVLCPEHSRDPKVPADEVCGCPLVRDVFEPTGDFCRVSKRKCNKHYCWEKLRRAEVDLERVRVWYKLDELFEQERNLRAAMTNRAGLLALMLHQTIQHDPITTDLRSTKER, encoded by the exons ATGCTGGAAATGAAATACCGTccgaagaaaaacaaagaggcgGAGCCAGAGAGACTAGACAGAACTGATGGAGACAGAAGCTCCACCCCTCAACCCAGAGCTGACCGGAGGCGGGGCTCTCAG atcAAGCGCTCTGCCCGGATGTGTGGTGAGTGCGAGGCCTGTCTGAGGACGGAGGACTGCGCTCTGTGCGATTTCTGTAAAGACATGAAGAAGTTTGGAGGTCCAAACAAAATCCGGCAGAAGTGTCGCCTTCGGCAGTGTGAGGTCCGAGCTCGG AAGATGCTGCGGGTcaaagaggaggagatgagtcagagcagcagcaggggGCGTGGCCTGTTAACTAGAGAGGCGGGGCATCAAACAGATGAGGATGAGGacgatgaggaagaggagcaggaggggTTCAGCGAGAGTGAGCTGGAGCTGTACGAGCAGTACAAAGCTGCTGGATTCAGAGACCTG GTGTGGcgcagcgaggaggaggagggggggggggaggatgACGTTCACTCAGACTTGCTGAGGAAGAAGGCTGTGAAGGTGAAGCATGTGAAGAGACGAGACAAGAAGCCAGAAAAGAAG CAGAAGTCTGCTTCTGCTGTGAAAGAGGAGACGAAGCCCCGACGTCACAAAGTGAAGCAGCGGCACCGGGAGCGCATGCGGCACAGCGAGCGTGTTGGAGAGGGCGGGGCTAAAGATGCGAGCGGGGCTCTGAGGCAGTGCCTGGGTCCAGGCTGCATCCAACCAGCGAGGAGCAACTCCAAATACTGCACCGAGGACTGCGGCATGAAGCTCGCCGCCAA CCGGATCTATGAGATCCTCCCCCAGAGGATCCAGCAGTGGCAGCAGAGTCCCTGCGTCGCCGAGGAGATGGGGCGGAGACAGCTGGAGCGAATCAGGAAAGAGCAGCAGTCCGCCAGGCTCCGCCTCACACTGATGGAGAAACGTTTCCACGAGCTGGAGGCCATCATTGCCAAcgccaaacagcagcaggtccaACAGCACGAGGAG GTGAGCGAAGGTGACGGAGACGACACAGACCTGCAGATCTTCTGTGTTTCCTGCAGCCACCCCGTCAACCCCAAGGTGGCGCTGCGACACATGGAGAGGTGCTACGctaag TACGAGAGTCAAACTTCATTTGGTTCCATGTATCCAACACGGATCGAGGG TGCCACCCGTTTGTTCTGCGATGTCTACAACCCCCAGAGTAAGACGTACTGTAAGCGTCTGCAGGTTCTATGTCCAGAACATTCCAGAGATCCAAAG GTGCCCGCAGACGAAGTCTGTGGCTGTCCTCTGGTTCGAGACGTCTTTGAGCCGACTGGAGACTTCTGTCGCGTCTCAAAGAGGAAGTGTAACAAACATTACTGCTGGGAGAAGCTGCGGCGCGCCGAGGTCGACTTGGAGAGAGTCCGAGTG TGGTACAAGCTGGATGAGCTGTTCGAGCAGGAGAGGAACCTTCGGGCTGCTATGACCAACCGAGCCGGGCttctggctctgatgctgcacCAGACCATCCAGCACGACCCGATCACCACAGACCTGCGCTCCACCAAGGAGCGGTAG
- the LOC108229458 gene encoding CXXC-type zinc finger protein 1-like isoform X4: MLEMKYRPKKNKEAEPERLDRTDGDRSSTPQPRADRRRGSQIKRSARMCGECEACLRTEDCALCDFCKDMKKFGGPNKIRQKCRLRQCEVRARQKMLRVKEEEMSQSSSRGRGLLTREAGHQTDEDEDDEEEEQEGFSESELELYEQYKAAGFRDLVWRSEEEEGGGEDDVHSDLLRKKAVKVKHVKRRDKKPEKKQKSASAVKEETKPRRHKVKQRHRERMRHSERVGEGGAKDASGALRQCLGPGCIQPARSNSKYCTEDCGMKLAANRIYEILPQRIQQWQQSPCVAEEMGRRQLERIRKEQQSARLRLTLMEKRFHELEAIIANAKQQQVQQHEEVSEGDGDDTDLQIFCVSCSHPVNPKVALRHMERCYAKYESQTSFGSMYPTRIEGATRLFCDVYNPQSKTYCKRLQVLCPEHSRDPKVPADEVCGCPLVRDVFEPTGDFCRVSKRKCNKHYCWEKLRRAEVDLERVRVWYKLDELFEQERNLRAAMTNRAGLLALMLHQTIQHDPITTDLRSTKER; this comes from the exons ATGCTGGAAATGAAATACCGTccgaagaaaaacaaagaggcgGAGCCAGAGAGACTAGACAGAACTGATGGAGACAGAAGCTCCACCCCTCAACCCAGAGCTGACCGGAGGCGGGGCTCTCAG atcAAGCGCTCTGCCCGGATGTGTGGTGAGTGCGAGGCCTGTCTGAGGACGGAGGACTGCGCTCTGTGCGATTTCTGTAAAGACATGAAGAAGTTTGGAGGTCCAAACAAAATCCGGCAGAAGTGTCGCCTTCGGCAGTGTGAGGTCCGAGCTCGG CAGAAGATGCTGCGGGTcaaagaggaggagatgagtcagagcagcagcaggggGCGTGGCCTGTTAACTAGAGAGGCGGGGCATCAAACAGATGAGGATGAGGacgatgaggaagaggagcaggaggggTTCAGCGAGAGTGAGCTGGAGCTGTACGAGCAGTACAAAGCTGCTGGATTCAGAGACCTG GTGTGGcgcagcgaggaggaggagggggggggggaggatgACGTTCACTCAGACTTGCTGAGGAAGAAGGCTGTGAAGGTGAAGCATGTGAAGAGACGAGACAAGAAGCCAGAAAAGAAG CAGAAGTCTGCTTCTGCTGTGAAAGAGGAGACGAAGCCCCGACGTCACAAAGTGAAGCAGCGGCACCGGGAGCGCATGCGGCACAGCGAGCGTGTTGGAGAGGGCGGGGCTAAAGATGCGAGCGGGGCTCTGAGGCAGTGCCTGGGTCCAGGCTGCATCCAACCAGCGAGGAGCAACTCCAAATACTGCACCGAGGACTGCGGCATGAAGCTCGCCGCCAA CCGGATCTATGAGATCCTCCCCCAGAGGATCCAGCAGTGGCAGCAGAGTCCCTGCGTCGCCGAGGAGATGGGGCGGAGACAGCTGGAGCGAATCAGGAAAGAGCAGCAGTCCGCCAGGCTCCGCCTCACACTGATGGAGAAACGTTTCCACGAGCTGGAGGCCATCATTGCCAAcgccaaacagcagcaggtccaACAGCACGAGGAG GTGAGCGAAGGTGACGGAGACGACACAGACCTGCAGATCTTCTGTGTTTCCTGCAGCCACCCCGTCAACCCCAAGGTGGCGCTGCGACACATGGAGAGGTGCTACGctaag TACGAGAGTCAAACTTCATTTGGTTCCATGTATCCAACACGGATCGAGGG TGCCACCCGTTTGTTCTGCGATGTCTACAACCCCCAGAGTAAGACGTACTGTAAGCGTCTGCAGGTTCTATGTCCAGAACATTCCAGAGATCCAAAG GTGCCCGCAGACGAAGTCTGTGGCTGTCCTCTGGTTCGAGACGTCTTTGAGCCGACTGGAGACTTCTGTCGCGTCTCAAAGAGGAAGTGTAACAAACATTACTGCTGGGAGAAGCTGCGGCGCGCCGAGGTCGACTTGGAGAGAGTCCGAGTG TGGTACAAGCTGGATGAGCTGTTCGAGCAGGAGAGGAACCTTCGGGCTGCTATGACCAACCGAGCCGGGCttctggctctgatgctgcacCAGACCATCCAGCACGACCCGATCACCACAGACCTGCGCTCCACCAAGGAGCGGTAG
- the LOC108229458 gene encoding CXXC-type zinc finger protein 1-like isoform X3, with amino-acid sequence MLEMKYRPKKNKEAEPERLDRTDGDRSSTPQPRADRRRGSQVTRNIKRSARMCGECEACLRTEDCALCDFCKDMKKFGGPNKIRQKCRLRQCEVRARQKMLRVKEEEMSQSSSRGRGLLTREAGHQTDEDEDDEEEEQEGFSESELELYEQYKAAGFRDLVWRSEEEEGGGEDDVHSDLLRKKAVKVKHVKRRDKKPEKKKSASAVKEETKPRRHKVKQRHRERMRHSERVGEGGAKDASGALRQCLGPGCIQPARSNSKYCTEDCGMKLAANRIYEILPQRIQQWQQSPCVAEEMGRRQLERIRKEQQSARLRLTLMEKRFHELEAIIANAKQQQVQQHEEVSEGDGDDTDLQIFCVSCSHPVNPKVALRHMERCYAKYESQTSFGSMYPTRIEGATRLFCDVYNPQSKTYCKRLQVLCPEHSRDPKVPADEVCGCPLVRDVFEPTGDFCRVSKRKCNKHYCWEKLRRAEVDLERVRVWYKLDELFEQERNLRAAMTNRAGLLALMLHQTIQHDPITTDLRSTKER; translated from the exons ATGCTGGAAATGAAATACCGTccgaagaaaaacaaagaggcgGAGCCAGAGAGACTAGACAGAACTGATGGAGACAGAAGCTCCACCCCTCAACCCAGAGCTGACCGGAGGCGGGGCTCTCAGGTAACCAGGAAT atcAAGCGCTCTGCCCGGATGTGTGGTGAGTGCGAGGCCTGTCTGAGGACGGAGGACTGCGCTCTGTGCGATTTCTGTAAAGACATGAAGAAGTTTGGAGGTCCAAACAAAATCCGGCAGAAGTGTCGCCTTCGGCAGTGTGAGGTCCGAGCTCGG CAGAAGATGCTGCGGGTcaaagaggaggagatgagtcagagcagcagcaggggGCGTGGCCTGTTAACTAGAGAGGCGGGGCATCAAACAGATGAGGATGAGGacgatgaggaagaggagcaggaggggTTCAGCGAGAGTGAGCTGGAGCTGTACGAGCAGTACAAAGCTGCTGGATTCAGAGACCTG GTGTGGcgcagcgaggaggaggagggggggggggaggatgACGTTCACTCAGACTTGCTGAGGAAGAAGGCTGTGAAGGTGAAGCATGTGAAGAGACGAGACAAGAAGCCAGAAAAGAAG AAGTCTGCTTCTGCTGTGAAAGAGGAGACGAAGCCCCGACGTCACAAAGTGAAGCAGCGGCACCGGGAGCGCATGCGGCACAGCGAGCGTGTTGGAGAGGGCGGGGCTAAAGATGCGAGCGGGGCTCTGAGGCAGTGCCTGGGTCCAGGCTGCATCCAACCAGCGAGGAGCAACTCCAAATACTGCACCGAGGACTGCGGCATGAAGCTCGCCGCCAA CCGGATCTATGAGATCCTCCCCCAGAGGATCCAGCAGTGGCAGCAGAGTCCCTGCGTCGCCGAGGAGATGGGGCGGAGACAGCTGGAGCGAATCAGGAAAGAGCAGCAGTCCGCCAGGCTCCGCCTCACACTGATGGAGAAACGTTTCCACGAGCTGGAGGCCATCATTGCCAAcgccaaacagcagcaggtccaACAGCACGAGGAG GTGAGCGAAGGTGACGGAGACGACACAGACCTGCAGATCTTCTGTGTTTCCTGCAGCCACCCCGTCAACCCCAAGGTGGCGCTGCGACACATGGAGAGGTGCTACGctaag TACGAGAGTCAAACTTCATTTGGTTCCATGTATCCAACACGGATCGAGGG TGCCACCCGTTTGTTCTGCGATGTCTACAACCCCCAGAGTAAGACGTACTGTAAGCGTCTGCAGGTTCTATGTCCAGAACATTCCAGAGATCCAAAG GTGCCCGCAGACGAAGTCTGTGGCTGTCCTCTGGTTCGAGACGTCTTTGAGCCGACTGGAGACTTCTGTCGCGTCTCAAAGAGGAAGTGTAACAAACATTACTGCTGGGAGAAGCTGCGGCGCGCCGAGGTCGACTTGGAGAGAGTCCGAGTG TGGTACAAGCTGGATGAGCTGTTCGAGCAGGAGAGGAACCTTCGGGCTGCTATGACCAACCGAGCCGGGCttctggctctgatgctgcacCAGACCATCCAGCACGACCCGATCACCACAGACCTGCGCTCCACCAAGGAGCGGTAG
- the LOC108229458 gene encoding CXXC-type zinc finger protein 1-like isoform X1 has protein sequence MLEMKYRPKKNKEAEPERLDRTDGDRSSTPQPRADRRRGSQVTRNIKRSARMCGECEACLRTEDCALCDFCKDMKKFGGPNKIRQKCRLRQCEVRARQKMLRVKEEEMSQSSSRGRGLLTREAGHQTDEDEDDEEEEQEGFSESELELYEQYKAAGFRDLVWRSEEEEGGGEDDVHSDLLRKKAVKVKHVKRRDKKPEKKQKSASAVKEETKPRRHKVKQRHRERMRHSERVGEGGAKDASGALRQCLGPGCIQPARSNSKYCTEDCGMKLAANRIYEILPQRIQQWQQSPCVAEEMGRRQLERIRKEQQSARLRLTLMEKRFHELEAIIANAKQQQVQQHEEVSEGDGDDTDLQIFCVSCSHPVNPKVALRHMERCYAKYESQTSFGSMYPTRIEGATRLFCDVYNPQSKTYCKRLQVLCPEHSRDPKVPADEVCGCPLVRDVFEPTGDFCRVSKRKCNKHYCWEKLRRAEVDLERVRVWYKLDELFEQERNLRAAMTNRAGLLALMLHQTIQHDPITTDLRSTKER, from the exons ATGCTGGAAATGAAATACCGTccgaagaaaaacaaagaggcgGAGCCAGAGAGACTAGACAGAACTGATGGAGACAGAAGCTCCACCCCTCAACCCAGAGCTGACCGGAGGCGGGGCTCTCAGGTAACCAGGAAT atcAAGCGCTCTGCCCGGATGTGTGGTGAGTGCGAGGCCTGTCTGAGGACGGAGGACTGCGCTCTGTGCGATTTCTGTAAAGACATGAAGAAGTTTGGAGGTCCAAACAAAATCCGGCAGAAGTGTCGCCTTCGGCAGTGTGAGGTCCGAGCTCGG CAGAAGATGCTGCGGGTcaaagaggaggagatgagtcagagcagcagcaggggGCGTGGCCTGTTAACTAGAGAGGCGGGGCATCAAACAGATGAGGATGAGGacgatgaggaagaggagcaggaggggTTCAGCGAGAGTGAGCTGGAGCTGTACGAGCAGTACAAAGCTGCTGGATTCAGAGACCTG GTGTGGcgcagcgaggaggaggagggggggggggaggatgACGTTCACTCAGACTTGCTGAGGAAGAAGGCTGTGAAGGTGAAGCATGTGAAGAGACGAGACAAGAAGCCAGAAAAGAAG CAGAAGTCTGCTTCTGCTGTGAAAGAGGAGACGAAGCCCCGACGTCACAAAGTGAAGCAGCGGCACCGGGAGCGCATGCGGCACAGCGAGCGTGTTGGAGAGGGCGGGGCTAAAGATGCGAGCGGGGCTCTGAGGCAGTGCCTGGGTCCAGGCTGCATCCAACCAGCGAGGAGCAACTCCAAATACTGCACCGAGGACTGCGGCATGAAGCTCGCCGCCAA CCGGATCTATGAGATCCTCCCCCAGAGGATCCAGCAGTGGCAGCAGAGTCCCTGCGTCGCCGAGGAGATGGGGCGGAGACAGCTGGAGCGAATCAGGAAAGAGCAGCAGTCCGCCAGGCTCCGCCTCACACTGATGGAGAAACGTTTCCACGAGCTGGAGGCCATCATTGCCAAcgccaaacagcagcaggtccaACAGCACGAGGAG GTGAGCGAAGGTGACGGAGACGACACAGACCTGCAGATCTTCTGTGTTTCCTGCAGCCACCCCGTCAACCCCAAGGTGGCGCTGCGACACATGGAGAGGTGCTACGctaag TACGAGAGTCAAACTTCATTTGGTTCCATGTATCCAACACGGATCGAGGG TGCCACCCGTTTGTTCTGCGATGTCTACAACCCCCAGAGTAAGACGTACTGTAAGCGTCTGCAGGTTCTATGTCCAGAACATTCCAGAGATCCAAAG GTGCCCGCAGACGAAGTCTGTGGCTGTCCTCTGGTTCGAGACGTCTTTGAGCCGACTGGAGACTTCTGTCGCGTCTCAAAGAGGAAGTGTAACAAACATTACTGCTGGGAGAAGCTGCGGCGCGCCGAGGTCGACTTGGAGAGAGTCCGAGTG TGGTACAAGCTGGATGAGCTGTTCGAGCAGGAGAGGAACCTTCGGGCTGCTATGACCAACCGAGCCGGGCttctggctctgatgctgcacCAGACCATCCAGCACGACCCGATCACCACAGACCTGCGCTCCACCAAGGAGCGGTAG
- the LOC108229458 gene encoding CXXC-type zinc finger protein 1-like isoform X2, giving the protein MLEMKYRPKKNKEAEPERLDRTDGDRSSTPQPRADRRRGSQVTRNIKRSARMCGECEACLRTEDCALCDFCKDMKKFGGPNKIRQKCRLRQCEVRARKMLRVKEEEMSQSSSRGRGLLTREAGHQTDEDEDDEEEEQEGFSESELELYEQYKAAGFRDLVWRSEEEEGGGEDDVHSDLLRKKAVKVKHVKRRDKKPEKKQKSASAVKEETKPRRHKVKQRHRERMRHSERVGEGGAKDASGALRQCLGPGCIQPARSNSKYCTEDCGMKLAANRIYEILPQRIQQWQQSPCVAEEMGRRQLERIRKEQQSARLRLTLMEKRFHELEAIIANAKQQQVQQHEEVSEGDGDDTDLQIFCVSCSHPVNPKVALRHMERCYAKYESQTSFGSMYPTRIEGATRLFCDVYNPQSKTYCKRLQVLCPEHSRDPKVPADEVCGCPLVRDVFEPTGDFCRVSKRKCNKHYCWEKLRRAEVDLERVRVWYKLDELFEQERNLRAAMTNRAGLLALMLHQTIQHDPITTDLRSTKER; this is encoded by the exons ATGCTGGAAATGAAATACCGTccgaagaaaaacaaagaggcgGAGCCAGAGAGACTAGACAGAACTGATGGAGACAGAAGCTCCACCCCTCAACCCAGAGCTGACCGGAGGCGGGGCTCTCAGGTAACCAGGAAT atcAAGCGCTCTGCCCGGATGTGTGGTGAGTGCGAGGCCTGTCTGAGGACGGAGGACTGCGCTCTGTGCGATTTCTGTAAAGACATGAAGAAGTTTGGAGGTCCAAACAAAATCCGGCAGAAGTGTCGCCTTCGGCAGTGTGAGGTCCGAGCTCGG AAGATGCTGCGGGTcaaagaggaggagatgagtcagagcagcagcaggggGCGTGGCCTGTTAACTAGAGAGGCGGGGCATCAAACAGATGAGGATGAGGacgatgaggaagaggagcaggaggggTTCAGCGAGAGTGAGCTGGAGCTGTACGAGCAGTACAAAGCTGCTGGATTCAGAGACCTG GTGTGGcgcagcgaggaggaggagggggggggggaggatgACGTTCACTCAGACTTGCTGAGGAAGAAGGCTGTGAAGGTGAAGCATGTGAAGAGACGAGACAAGAAGCCAGAAAAGAAG CAGAAGTCTGCTTCTGCTGTGAAAGAGGAGACGAAGCCCCGACGTCACAAAGTGAAGCAGCGGCACCGGGAGCGCATGCGGCACAGCGAGCGTGTTGGAGAGGGCGGGGCTAAAGATGCGAGCGGGGCTCTGAGGCAGTGCCTGGGTCCAGGCTGCATCCAACCAGCGAGGAGCAACTCCAAATACTGCACCGAGGACTGCGGCATGAAGCTCGCCGCCAA CCGGATCTATGAGATCCTCCCCCAGAGGATCCAGCAGTGGCAGCAGAGTCCCTGCGTCGCCGAGGAGATGGGGCGGAGACAGCTGGAGCGAATCAGGAAAGAGCAGCAGTCCGCCAGGCTCCGCCTCACACTGATGGAGAAACGTTTCCACGAGCTGGAGGCCATCATTGCCAAcgccaaacagcagcaggtccaACAGCACGAGGAG GTGAGCGAAGGTGACGGAGACGACACAGACCTGCAGATCTTCTGTGTTTCCTGCAGCCACCCCGTCAACCCCAAGGTGGCGCTGCGACACATGGAGAGGTGCTACGctaag TACGAGAGTCAAACTTCATTTGGTTCCATGTATCCAACACGGATCGAGGG TGCCACCCGTTTGTTCTGCGATGTCTACAACCCCCAGAGTAAGACGTACTGTAAGCGTCTGCAGGTTCTATGTCCAGAACATTCCAGAGATCCAAAG GTGCCCGCAGACGAAGTCTGTGGCTGTCCTCTGGTTCGAGACGTCTTTGAGCCGACTGGAGACTTCTGTCGCGTCTCAAAGAGGAAGTGTAACAAACATTACTGCTGGGAGAAGCTGCGGCGCGCCGAGGTCGACTTGGAGAGAGTCCGAGTG TGGTACAAGCTGGATGAGCTGTTCGAGCAGGAGAGGAACCTTCGGGCTGCTATGACCAACCGAGCCGGGCttctggctctgatgctgcacCAGACCATCCAGCACGACCCGATCACCACAGACCTGCGCTCCACCAAGGAGCGGTAG
- the LOC108229458 gene encoding CXXC-type zinc finger protein 1-like isoform X6 — protein sequence METEAPPLNPELTGGGALSFFFLFVCVQIKRSARMCGECEACLRTEDCALCDFCKDMKKFGGPNKIRQKCRLRQCEVRARQKMLRVKEEEMSQSSSRGRGLLTREAGHQTDEDEDDEEEEQEGFSESELELYEQYKAAGFRDLVWRSEEEEGGGEDDVHSDLLRKKAVKVKHVKRRDKKPEKKQKSASAVKEETKPRRHKVKQRHRERMRHSERVGEGGAKDASGALRQCLGPGCIQPARSNSKYCTEDCGMKLAANRIYEILPQRIQQWQQSPCVAEEMGRRQLERIRKEQQSARLRLTLMEKRFHELEAIIANAKQQQVQQHEEVSEGDGDDTDLQIFCVSCSHPVNPKVALRHMERCYAKYESQTSFGSMYPTRIEGATRLFCDVYNPQSKTYCKRLQVLCPEHSRDPKVPADEVCGCPLVRDVFEPTGDFCRVSKRKCNKHYCWEKLRRAEVDLERVRVWYKLDELFEQERNLRAAMTNRAGLLALMLHQTIQHDPITTDLRSTKER from the exons ATGGAGACAGAAGCTCCACCCCTCAACCCAGAGCTGACCGGAGGCGGGGCTCTCAG tttcttttttttgtttgtttgtgtgcagatcAAGCGCTCTGCCCGGATGTGTGGTGAGTGCGAGGCCTGTCTGAGGACGGAGGACTGCGCTCTGTGCGATTTCTGTAAAGACATGAAGAAGTTTGGAGGTCCAAACAAAATCCGGCAGAAGTGTCGCCTTCGGCAGTGTGAGGTCCGAGCTCGG CAGAAGATGCTGCGGGTcaaagaggaggagatgagtcagagcagcagcaggggGCGTGGCCTGTTAACTAGAGAGGCGGGGCATCAAACAGATGAGGATGAGGacgatgaggaagaggagcaggaggggTTCAGCGAGAGTGAGCTGGAGCTGTACGAGCAGTACAAAGCTGCTGGATTCAGAGACCTG GTGTGGcgcagcgaggaggaggagggggggggggaggatgACGTTCACTCAGACTTGCTGAGGAAGAAGGCTGTGAAGGTGAAGCATGTGAAGAGACGAGACAAGAAGCCAGAAAAGAAG CAGAAGTCTGCTTCTGCTGTGAAAGAGGAGACGAAGCCCCGACGTCACAAAGTGAAGCAGCGGCACCGGGAGCGCATGCGGCACAGCGAGCGTGTTGGAGAGGGCGGGGCTAAAGATGCGAGCGGGGCTCTGAGGCAGTGCCTGGGTCCAGGCTGCATCCAACCAGCGAGGAGCAACTCCAAATACTGCACCGAGGACTGCGGCATGAAGCTCGCCGCCAA CCGGATCTATGAGATCCTCCCCCAGAGGATCCAGCAGTGGCAGCAGAGTCCCTGCGTCGCCGAGGAGATGGGGCGGAGACAGCTGGAGCGAATCAGGAAAGAGCAGCAGTCCGCCAGGCTCCGCCTCACACTGATGGAGAAACGTTTCCACGAGCTGGAGGCCATCATTGCCAAcgccaaacagcagcaggtccaACAGCACGAGGAG GTGAGCGAAGGTGACGGAGACGACACAGACCTGCAGATCTTCTGTGTTTCCTGCAGCCACCCCGTCAACCCCAAGGTGGCGCTGCGACACATGGAGAGGTGCTACGctaag TACGAGAGTCAAACTTCATTTGGTTCCATGTATCCAACACGGATCGAGGG TGCCACCCGTTTGTTCTGCGATGTCTACAACCCCCAGAGTAAGACGTACTGTAAGCGTCTGCAGGTTCTATGTCCAGAACATTCCAGAGATCCAAAG GTGCCCGCAGACGAAGTCTGTGGCTGTCCTCTGGTTCGAGACGTCTTTGAGCCGACTGGAGACTTCTGTCGCGTCTCAAAGAGGAAGTGTAACAAACATTACTGCTGGGAGAAGCTGCGGCGCGCCGAGGTCGACTTGGAGAGAGTCCGAGTG TGGTACAAGCTGGATGAGCTGTTCGAGCAGGAGAGGAACCTTCGGGCTGCTATGACCAACCGAGCCGGGCttctggctctgatgctgcacCAGACCATCCAGCACGACCCGATCACCACAGACCTGCGCTCCACCAAGGAGCGGTAG